GAGACGCGAAAGTGTGGTCGAGGAAAATGGCGCAGCCGTATCTATTCCCCGCCAAGCCGCAGGATTTCCCGGCGAATTCGCGTGCGAATCTCGGAGTTCATGTCGAGAAGGTGCACGGTCGTGCGGCCTATGTCCGTCAAACCAAGGATCTGTCCGTTCTCGTCGGTCCGAAAATGCTCGTGCCAGCGATCCTTGCGAGGGTGGAACAGTCGCGTGAGAGCACCGGTTTCTGGGTCGAGACCCGAGAGATTGGGCCCCTTCCTGCTGCTACAGAGGTGACACGATGCGCGAGGTTGTCGAGATCGTCTCCGCCCATGCTGCGTCGAGACGATGCGCTCGACGTGGAAAGCGGAATCGAGATGGATGCGTTGATGAATGGCGCCGTACTCGTAGCGCTCGTTGGCGCGAGTGGGCGAGGCGTCTCGCCTCCACATGCAATTACGGAGCGGACGCACTACCCCTGGTCATTCATGGCAAGTGTCTGTCCGAAGATGTGTCATCGGGACGCGGGAGCGATCGGCAATTGTCGAATTCGAACTCCCTTCTTTTCGACGGTCATCAGAACGCCGGATTCCAGCTCCTGGGCATGCGTTCGAGCGAGGCCCATGACGATGCGAGCGACGTCGGGTCCCTTGAGCCCTTGCATCCGGAATCTGATCGTCGAGGGCCTCGAGTCTCGCGATAGCGCGATGAGCGTATGAAAGTCCGCGTCTAATGTGACCGCGATGGATTCGTTCTCGATGCACCAACTGACGATGTCGGCGTCGGCGGCGGTCGAAAGGCCGAGCTCGGACGTATGAACCGCCTCAATCCCCTCTTCGCGAAGGAGAGCCGCGGCGCGGAACGGGACGCCCTGGTCCAGGAGGAATTTCACGACATCGACGGAACTTCGACGGTCTCGTCCGCGAGCATCGCGGCAGCGTACGCGAGCGCTTGGCGGATATCTTCGTCCTCCAGTTCAGGGTAATCCGCTCTAAGCTCTTCACGAGAGTCGTAGGTACTCAGAGCTTCGAGCACGCGCCGGACCGTCAAACGAAGCCCGCGAATACACGGCTGCCCGTTCATCTTGCCGATATCGACCGTGATTCGGTCGAAAGGATTTGTGGCCGCCATATTTCTCCCTGTTGTCAAATATTATAGTTCCATTGCGACGATGGGTGGAAGGGACTCATCGGATCGTCGACTACGTAGGCAGTGAAACGCCGCGAGAAGCGTCACGGCATCACGGCCAATCCGGTGCGCCCGCCGACGTGTGCGCCTTGCCAGACGAAGTGCTCGAACCAGTCATCGCGTCGAGGGTGAAACAGGCGAACGAGCTCTCCTGTCGCGATCGAGGCTCGCGATGTTCGGCCCCTTGCACGTTCACCACCGTGACGGATGCATCGAGCAGGATGCCGCGTACCGAGGCAGAAGGCAGGAGCGCTTCGAGCTTGGTCAAGCGGGGACCATGGAACCGTGACACCCTACCGACACGTTCCCTCGTGCCTCGAGGGTTCGATTGTGGGTCGATCTCACGTTCAAGCGCGCTTGGAACTCGCTTTTTCGAAATGTTAACCCGCCGGGCGTCGGAATCGCAACCCGAACGGGGGGTTCGGGTAATCTTGCCTCGCAGCCGTGACAAGCACGGTCAGACAATCGAGACGGAACTCCCATAGCACGGTTGCCAATGAATCCGGAGAGAAGGTTACGCCCTGAGGATCCGGGGCAGCCTTTTTAAGTTTTCTTGGCCAACCGGGTACGGATCCTGCTCTCGGTCACGACGGCAAGCCCACCGCGCAGCCTATCCAACAGTCCGGATTCCACTAAACGGCGGGCGTTTCCAAGGCGCGCCATCTCTGGTCCTTTAGACGAAACACGACGATTCCGGCGTGGGTTCCGAGCGGATACTTTCGAACGTCGCCGAAATCCAGATCGAACGTCATGCGCAGCCGATCTTCTTGGGTCACCGCTGCCGACACGATCGTATCCTTGGGGCCGCCGAGATCCTCCTCGGGTAATGTGGTGATATCGTGATTCGGGAACGCAGCAGCTCGGCGAGGTCGGCAGGAAGGTTCTCGTCGAGCTTGACCCTCATCCCGTGACGTCGGTGTGAATGGGGTGCTGTTCCTCTTCGCGTGCCAACCAGGCGGCGTAGGCAATGGCTGCGAGAATGTCGGCCTCCTGAAGCGTCGGGTACTGCCGCAGTATTTCCTCGTGTGTCTCCCCCGCCTTCAAGTAATCCAGGATGATGGAAACCATGATGCGAATGCCCTTGATCGTCGCTTTCCCGTGACAGACGTCAGGCGCGATGGAAATGCGCTCTTGCCAGTCGGTTTTCACTTCATCCTCTCCAAGGAAAGGATCGGCGCTATCCCGTCACGCGACGTTTGAGGATACGACGGTGATGTCGCTCATCGGACGCTCCTGCTACATGTTATCCCACGTCGGTGCCTCGGGCGATGAGTTCTTTGATGAAGAAGAGATCCGCCAT
This region of Vicinamibacteria bacterium genomic DNA includes:
- a CDS encoding HNH endonuclease, producing the protein MWRRDASPTRANERYEYGAIHQRIHLDSAFHVERIVSTQHGRRRSRQPRASCHLCSSRKGPNLSGLDPETGALTRLFHPRKDRWHEHFRTDENGQILGLTDIGRTTVHLLDMNSEIRTRIRREILRLGGE
- a CDS encoding DUF5615 family PIN-like protein, which produces MKFLLDQGVPFRAAALLREEGIEAVHTSELGLSTAADADIVSWCIENESIAVTLDADFHTLIALSRDSRPSTIRFRMQGLKGPDVARIVMGLARTHAQELESGVLMTVEKKGVRIRQLPIAPASR
- a CDS encoding DUF433 domain-containing protein yields the protein MAATNPFDRITVDIGKMNGQPCIRGLRLTVRRVLEALSTYDSREELRADYPELEDEDIRQALAYAAAMLADETVEVPSMS
- a CDS encoding DUF5615 family PIN-like protein, with the protein product MPTPPGWHAKRNSTPFTPTSRDEGQARREPSCRPRRAAAFPNHDITTLPEEDLGGPKDTIVSAAVTQEDRLRMTFDLDFGDVRKYPLGTHAGIVVFRLKDQRWRALETPAV
- a CDS encoding DUF433 domain-containing protein, with product MKTDWQERISIAPDVCHGKATIKGIRIMVSIILDYLKAGETHEEILRQYPTLQEADILAAIAYAAWLAREEEQHPIHTDVTG